The Deltaproteobacteria bacterium region TGAATTTCAATTTGTTTTCGATGAGCTGGGGAGAAAACTTACTGCCATCGGCCAACCGCATGACATCCTTTTGACGGTCGATCATAACCAATTGGCCGTCATCATCCAAAATCCCTTCATCCCCGGTGTGGACCCAACCTTCGGCATCGATCGTCTGGCGGGTGGCCTCTTCATTTTTATAATAACCCTTGAAAACCGTTGGTCCTTTAATCAGGATTTCCCCGGCATCGGAAATCTTTAATTCAACTCCCGGCATGGGATGGCCAACGGTATTCAATTTGACGCTGTCGTTGCGATGCCCCACGGCAATTCCGGTCACTTCGGTCTGTCCGTAGAGTTGTTTGATATTGATGCCCAGGGCCATAAAAAAATTGAAGACCTCCGGCCCGATGGGGGCCCCGCCGGTATAAACATTTCTCAGATTGGTCAACCCCAGATAGTTTTTGAGGGACCTAAAAAGGAGTAAATGACAAATCCGGTTCAGAACCCTCCAATGAAAAGGGGTTTTTTTATTTTGTAATTTCAGATCGGCCAGGTGGTAGCCGGCCGGCATGCACCCATTATAGATCCATCGTTTAATCCAGGCCGCATCCTGGATCCTGACCTGAATGTCGGAACACATCTTCTCCCAGTGGCGAGGGGGGGCCAATAACAGGTGGGGTCCTATATCCCGGATGTCCTGGGAAACGGTCTCCACCTTTTCCGGGAAATTGATGGTTACTCCCTTATAGAGATTCCAGGCCACCGAAGTGGCCTGTTCCCCCACCCAGGGCAGGGGCAGGAACGAGACGTGGTTGTCCGATGAAAAAGCCGGGTCAACCCGGTCAAAATTTTCGATCATCCTGATCAGGTTACGATGGGTGAGCATAACCCCCTTGGGCAGACCGGTCGTCCCCGAGGTATAAAGGATCATGGCCACATCGTCTTCCTGGACCTGGTTAAGCCAGGTTTCAAAAAGGGTCGGGTCCTGCCGGTCCTTTTCCTGTCCCATGGCCAATACCTTTTGGAGAGGGATCAACACCGGATGGTCGTAATGGCGCATCCCCTTCAGGTCGTCGACGATTACCTTTTTGACCTGATGGACCTGATCGATCATGTTGAGGATCTTGTCGGTTTGTTCCTGATCTTCCACCATGACAAAAACAGAATCGGAATGGTCGATGATATACTGGACCTGTTCCAGATGGCTGTCCGGAAAT contains the following coding sequences:
- a CDS encoding AMP-binding protein, producing the protein MTQSTPKTLPALLKRNAAQYGDTKIALREKEFGIWQSVSWREYYDKIRHLSLGLVALGYEKGDKLSVIGDNRPEWLYSELAIQALGGAVVGIFPDSHLEQVQYIIDHSDSVFVMVEDQEQTDKILNMIDQVHQVKKVIVDDLKGMRHYDHPVLIPLQKVLAMGQEKDRQDPTLFETWLNQVQEDDVAMILYTSGTTGLPKGVMLTHRNLIRMIENFDRVDPAFSSDNHVSFLPLPWVGEQATSVAWNLYKGVTINFPEKVETVSQDIRDIGPHLLLAPPRHWEKMCSDIQVRIQDAAWIKRWIYNGCMPAGYHLADLKLQNKKTPFHWRVLNRICHLLLFRSLKNYLGLTNLRNVYTGGAPIGPEVFNFFMALGINIKQLYGQTEVTGIAVGHRNDSVKLNTVGHPMPGVELKISDAGEILIKGPTVFKGYYKNEEATRQTIDAEGWVHTGDEGILDDDGQLVMIDRQKDVMRLADGSKFSPQLIENKLKFSPYINEAMVVGKDRPHIAALIIMDRGNMGKWAENHKLTFTTFTDLSQKPEVYDLIASEIQRINRSLPRIARVRRFVMMYKELDADDDEMTRTRKLRRGFVAERYANLIEALYGAQEELPVESEIRYQDGTGFRMKTLVRIKEVIDEG